One window from the genome of Elephas maximus indicus isolate mEleMax1 chromosome 8, mEleMax1 primary haplotype, whole genome shotgun sequence encodes:
- the RNF133 gene encoding E3 ubiquitin-protein ligase RNF133, which produces MNLLKTGTGRINAVSSWLAKFSFLWLLSQNCCRASAVWTAYMNISFHVGNRVLSELGETGVFGRSSTLKRVAGVIVPPEGKSQNACNPSTSFSRSKGTETWLALIERGGCTFTQKIKVAAEKGASGVIIYNFPGTGNQVFPMSHQAFEDIVVVMIGNLKGTEILHLIQKGIHVTAVVEVGRKHIIWMNHYFVSFVIVTTATLAYFIFYHVRRLWVARIQNRRWQQLTTDLNKAFSQLQLRVLKEGDEEITPNGDSCVVCFELYKPNDTVRVLTCKHFFHKNCIDPWILAHGTCPMCKCDILKALGIQVDVEDGAESLQVLMSNELPGTLSPIDQGANSELPPARLSDKVTHVDEQPRSQNDSQPNSVVEEVHPSP; this is translated from the coding sequence ATGAATCTACTCAAGACTGGCACCGGGAGAATCAACGCTGTGTCTTCCTGGCTTGCGAAATTCAGTTTTCTTTGGCTTCTTAGTCAGAACTGTTGCAGAGCCAGCGCTGTTTGGACTGCTTACATGAACATATCCTTCCATGTGGGGAATCGCGTGttgtcagagttgggggagactGGAGTATTTGGAAGAAGCTCCACTTTGAAGAGAGTAGCAGGTGTTATCGTGCCACCAGAGGGAAAATCCCAAAATGCATGTAATCCCAGTACCAGTTTCAGCCGATCAAAAGGCACAGAGACTTGGCTTGCCCTTATTGAACGGGGAGGTTGTACGTTCACACAGAAAATTAAGGTGGCAGCTGAGAAAGGAGCCAGTGGTGTGATCATCTATAACTTTCCAGGAACTGGCAATCAGGTTTTTCCCATGTCTCATCAGGCCTTTGAAGACATCGTGGTGGTGATGATTGGCAACTTGAAAGGCACAGAAATTCTCCATTTAATCCAGAAGGGAATTCACGTCACAGCTGTGGTTGAAGTCGGGCGGAAACACATCATCTGGATGAACcactattttgtgtcttttgttaTTGTCACCACTGCAACCTTAGCCTACTTCATCTTTTATCACGTTCGAAGACTTTGGGTAGCAAGGATTCAGAACAGGAGATGGCAGCAATTAACAACAGATCTCAATAAGGCATTTAGCCAGCTGCAACTCCGGGTGTTAAAAGAGGGGGACGAGGAAATCACTCCAAATGGAGACAGCTGTGTAGTTTGCTTTGAACTCTATAAGCCTAATGATACAGTTCGTGTTCTGACTTGTAAACATTTTTTCCACAAGAATTGCATTGACCCTTGGATTCTAGCCCATGGAACATGCCCCATGTGCAAATGTGACATCCTTAAAGCTCTGGGGATTCAAGTAGATGTTGAAGATGGAGCAGAATCATTGCAAGTTCTGATGTCGAACGAATTGCCTGGTACCCTATCACCTATTGATCAGGGGGCGAATAGCGAACTTCCTCCTGCAAGATTATCCGATAAAGTGACCCACGTGGATGAGCAGCCTAGGTCTCAGAATGACAGCCAGCCTAATTCAGTAGTAGAAGAGGTTCATCCTTCACCTTGA
- the RNF148 gene encoding RING finger protein 148 has product MSLRRITLSSHSSASSRLLRLSIFLLLSLPDTKGKAIWTAHLNITFQVGNRIISELGESGVFGNHSPLERVSGVVALPEGWNQNACNPMTNFSRPEQAESWLALIERGGCTFTRKINVAAEKGANGVIIYNYPGTGNKVFPMSHQGTENIVAVMIGNLKGMELLHLIQKGVYVTIIIEVGRMHMPWLSHYVISLCTFLAATVAYLFLYCAWRPRVPNSSTRRRRQVKADVKKAIGQLQLRVLKEGDKELEPNEDNCVVCFDIYKPQDVVRVLNCKHFFHKACIDPWLVAHRTCPMCKWDILKT; this is encoded by the coding sequence ATGAGCCTACGTAGAATTACTCTTTCAAGTCACAGTTCTGCTTCATCTCGACTATTGAGGCTTAGCATCTTTCTACTCCTTAGCCTTCCGGACACAAAAGGAAAAGCCATTTGGACAGCCCACCTGAATATAACATTTCAGGTGGGAAATCGGATTATATCAGAATTAGGAGAGAGCGGAGTGTTCGGGAATCATTCGCCTCTGGAAAGGGTGTCTGGTGTGGTGGCACTTCCTGAAGGATGGAATCAGAATGCTTGTAACCCTATGACCAATTTCAGCAGGCCTGAACAGGCAGAGTCTTGGCTGGCCCTTATTGAACGGGGAGGCTGTACCTTTACACGTAAAATCAACGTGGCAGCAGAGAAGGGAGCAAATGGGGTGATCATCTATAACTATCCAGGTACGGGCAACAAAGTATTTCCTATGTCTCACCAGGGAACAGAAAATATAGTCGCTGTGATGATAGGCAACTTGAAAGGCATGGAACTTTTGCATTTGATTCAGAAAGGAGTGTATGTGACAATCATAATTGAAGTGGGGAGAATGCACATGCCCTGGTTGAGCCACTATGTCATATCTCTGTGCACCTTTCTGGCTGCCACGGTTGCCTACCTCTTCTTGTACTGTGCCTGGAGACCTAGAGTGCCCAACTCCTCCACCAGGAGACGAAGACAGGTAAAGGCGGATGTGAAGAAAGCTATTGGTCAGCTTCAACTGCGAGTGCTCAAAGAAGGTGATAAGGAACTGGAACCAAATGAAGACAATTGTGTTGTTTGCTTTGACATATACAAACCACAAGATGTAGTGCGTGTTTTAAATTGCAAACATTTCTTCCATAAGGCATGCATTGACCCCTGGCTTGTAGCCCACAGAACATGCCCCATGTGCAAGTGGGACATTCTGAAGACTTAA